A single region of the Gadus morhua chromosome 5, gadMor3.0, whole genome shotgun sequence genome encodes:
- the ppp2r3a gene encoding serine/threonine-protein phosphatase 2A regulatory subunit B'' subunit alpha isoform X1, with amino-acid sequence MAAAYRVVVSSVSCYNSVVVDRRVHKHAVHYCAGPCGAVSQGLDCAVAHRGTCSELLVAPEHGPLDRNCSMHTYSHHITTATGTTYQVSAGHGNSLSVDTGGGLERAGSTGNMAMGEESPPWRVKKSPGGGGGSMGNLASATSLKDITGEAINLASGKLKEFSFDKLRLSASSHVTFRKGRKVRPDSFSRRSTDLDIIYGHFSSSVTTNGYAANASPVSGTAAAAAASNDENLPPFTAAKGPTVEEGKGKGAGSLSAVTKVGGGSTGSLSSACSGSLDQGLNTVASLYLNTLGEENLIARLLEKTRAEAGNGVGGEDIRACLDILLKCSEDLKKCTDIIKQCIRRKGPGGSGSDDEGANPESIYRAVMTRLSSYLKRLPLELEGIGGLGRLVGGQGGPGAPSSGHSELAELVNSLHSIQQGPFSPIFGHDQPPRYEDVVQSPPLPKSPSLPSSAPAPSSCSATYSSTSSSNSSSSSSSPSRAETVNAMQLQGSKPSQLTNGLQRSPHHHALPPPAFTHSASSPSSSPSHSPLPLYNHALPATPMEALFIEEDADVGKSGEQSSPQAYTPSRGAMERRSQSQIRNGTAYAKDTLPASPPRTLRSTLGTPSSGAGYKSSWDSTSPAVPKADPGTPYRNDDIDKLLLDLENLSQSMNHQREKEPPLPVKTRKMTGEGGVGKTASLAPPQPSAKLQSKAQTQTPANHHFTNGSNSKATQGQIPVPLPGESHGEGGGGGGEEDGALLLRILESIESFAQELVDSGAGSTGSSERSSGKEREVMRLLQDTLATAGRAETPPQSTQMSALASVPPVDLPESVPAVPPKHSHSNPPAASPAPVQHTPVQHTPVPHTPVQHTPVQHTPVQHTPVQRAPVQHTPVPHTPVTHTPVPQTTVPHTPAPSEPLFAAVPELLSLLLAQASTTTTTTTTTAPIPAPPPLPEAKHKVQAEESETPAAKTSAPSPGALPSPPVVLNTSTPDTAQPEALATVVEVTTVAGRDDDGPVGSPAAVRNTGSTLLIQQTPAVIRVQSKPEKKPGTPPPAPAAISPPPAPRSPSPPPAPRPPPPPAVVVVVDPAPVLLPPPPQSAIHIPRFYYPRGLPVSGPPQNHDAAIAAAEAAFTEFEEEKADIYEMAKIAKACGYPLYWKAPLFNAAGGERTGFVSVHSFIATWRKLLHSCHDDSSMFICLLAKPSCSYLEQEDFIPLMQDIVDTHPGLTFLKDAPEFHSRYITTVIQRIFYVVNRSWSGRVTMTELRRSNFLQTLALLEEEDDINQITDYFSYEHFYVIYCKFWELDTDHDLYIDPKDLARYNDHASSNRIIERMFSGAVTRGNSVQRENRMSYAEFVWFLISEEDKKNPTSIEYWFRCMDMDGDGVLSMFELEYFYEEQCERMEGMGIEPLPFQDLLCQMLDLVKPKSQGKITLSDLKRCRMAHIFLDTFFNLEKYLDHEQRDPFALQKDIDTEGPEPSDWDKYASEEYEILVAEETANEQLHDASFDDDYESDELQVPGDIGNKMEKLVISDLTA; translated from the exons ATGGCGGCGGCCTACCGCGTGGTGGTGAGCAGCGTGAGCTGTTACAACAGCGTGGTGGTGGACCGGCGGGTGCACAAGCACGCCGTGCACTACTGCGCGGGGCCATGTGGCGCCGTGTCGCAGGGGCTGGACTGCGCCGTGGCCCACCGCGGCACGTGCTCGGAGCTGCTGGTGGCCCCCGAGCACGGGCCCCTGGACCGCAACTGTTCCATGCACACGTACTCTCATCACATCACCACGGCGACCGGGACGACCTACCAGGTCTCCGCCGGCCACGGGAATAGTCTTTCCGTGGACACGGGCGGGGGTCTGGAGAGGGCAGGGAGCACCGGCAACATGGCCATGGGAGAGGAGAGCCCCCCGTGGAGGGTGAAGAAGTCCCCCGGCGGAGGGGGCGGCTCCATGGGGAACCTGGCGTCCGCCACCAGTCTGAAGGACATCACGGGCGAGGCCATCAACCTCGCCAGCGGGAAGCTCAAAGAGTTCTCCTTCGACAAGCTCCGCCTCTCCGCGTCCAGCCACGTCACCTTCCGCAAGGGCCGCAAGGTGCGCCCCGATTCGTTCAGCCGCCGCTCCACCGACCTGGACATCATCTACGGCCACTTCAGCTCCTCGGTGACCACCAACGGCTACGCCGCTAACGCTAGCCCCGTGAGcggcacggcggcggcggcggcggcgtccaaCGACGAGAACCTCCCGCCGTTCACCGCGGCCAAAGGGCCgacggtggaggaggggaaggggaagggggcgggCAGCTTGTCCGCGGTCACCAAGGTCGGCGGGGGCTCAACGGGCAGCCTCTCCAGCGCGTGCAGCGGGTCCCTGGACCAGGGCCTGAACACGGTGGCCTCGCTGTACCTCAACACACTCGGGGAGGAGAACCTGATCGCCAGGCTCCTGGAGAAGACCCGGGCCGAGGCGGGAAACGGAGTGGGCGGAGAGGACATCCGCGCCTGCCTGGACATCCTGCTGAAGTGTTCGGAGGACCTGAAGAAGTGCACGGACATCATCAAGCAGTGCATCCGGCGCAAGGGCCCCGGCGGGAGCGGATCGGACGACGAGGGGGCCAATCCCGAGAGCATTTACCGGGCTGTGATGACTCGACTGAGCTCCTACCTGAAGAGGCTTCCCCTGGAGCTGGAGGGCATCGGGGGTCTCGGCCGCCTGGTCGGTGGGCAAGGGGGCCCGGGGGCACCGTCCAGCGGGCACAGTGAGCTGGCGGAGCTCGTCAACAGCCTCCACTCCATCCAGCAGGGTCCCTTCTCCCCCATCTTCGGCCACGATCAACCCCCCCGATACGAGGATGTGGTGCAGTCTCCCCCGCTCCCGAAGTCCCCGTCCCTGCCCTCCTCTGCTCCGGCTCCGTCCAGCTGCTCAGCGACCTACTCATCGACTTCGTCCTCCaactcctcgtcctcttcctcatccccttcGAGAGCAGAGACCGTAAACGCCATGCAGCTCCAGGGCTCCAAACCGAGTCAGCTGACCAACGGACTGCAGCGttccccccaccaccatgctctccctcccccggcGTTCACGCACTCTGCCTCCTCGCCTTCGTCGTCTCCGTCGCACTCCCCTCTCCCACTTTACAACCACGCCCTGCCGGCAACCCCCATGGAGGCGCTCTTCATCGAGGAGGACGCCGATGTCGGCAAGAGTGGTGAACAGTCGTCCCCGCAAGCGTATACCCCCAGCAGGGGAGCGATGGAGAGACGTTCCCAGTCGCAGATCAGAAACGGCACGGCGTATGCAAAAGACACACTCCCCGCCTCCCCACCTCGCACACTCCGGAGCACCTTGGGTACTCCGTCATCCGGTGCCGGTTACAAGTCCTCGTGGGATTCGACAAGCCCTGCGGTCCCCAAAGCCGACCCGGGAACACCGTACAGGAACGACGACATCGACAAGCTCCTGCTGGACTTGGAGAACCTCTCCCAGAGCATGAACCaccagagggagaaagagcctCCTCTGCCGGTTAAGACCAGGAAGATGACGGGGGAGGGTGGCGTGGGAAAGACTGCCAGCCTTGCTCCACCCCAGCCCTCTGCAAAGCTTCAATCCAAGGCACAGACCCAGACACCAGCGAATCACCATTTCACCAATGGCTCTAACTCCAAGGCCACACAAGGCCAGATACCTGTGCCTCTCCCGGGGGAAAGCCatggagaaggtggtggtggtgggggggaagaGGACGGGGCCCTGCTTCTGCGGATCCTGGAGAGCATCGAGAGCTTTGCTCAGGAATTGGTGGACTCTGGGGCGGGGAGCACCGGCAGTTCGGAGAGGAGCAgtgggaaggagagggaagTTATGAGACTTCTACAGGATACACTTGCCACGGCCGGCAGGGCTGAAACCCCTCCTCAGAGCACACAGATGTCAGCGCTTGCCTCTGTGCCGCCCGTGGACCTACCCGAATCAGTTCCTGCTGTGCCTCCGAAACACAGCCACTCGAACCCTCCTGCGGCTTCGCCAGCACCCGTCCAACACACACCCGTCCAACACACACCCGTCCCACACACACCCGTCCAACACACACCCGTCCAACACACACCCGTCCAACACACACCCGTCCAACGCGCGCCCGTCCAACACACACCCGTCCCTCACACACctgtcactcacacacctgTCCCACAGACAACCGTCCCACACACGCCTGCTCCCTCTGAACCTCTGTTTGCGGCTGTACCAGAACTTTTATCTCTTCTTCTGGCACAagcgtccaccaccaccaccaccaccaccaccacagcacccatccccgcccccccgcccctacCCGAGGCCAAGCACAAGGTCCAAGCCGAGGAATCGGAGACCCCTGCGGCAAAAACGTCCGCACCTTCACCTGGAGCCCTACCTTCTCCACCGGTCGTCCTAAACACCTCGACTCCGGACACTGCTCAGCCCGAAGCCTTGGCCACCGTCGTTGAGGTGACCACCGTCGCCGGGAGGGATGATGACGGCCCCGTGGGCAGCCCTGCTGCTGTGAGGAACACCGGCTCCACCCTCCTGATTCAGCAGACTCCTGCAGTGATCCGG gTCCAGTCCAAACCAGAGAAGAAGCCCGGcacccctcccccggccccggccgccatctccccgcccccggccccccggtcccccagccccccccctgcccctcgccctcctcccccccccgcggtggtggtggtggtggacccgGCGCCGGTGttgctcccccctcctcctcagtccGCGATCCACATTCCGAGGTTCTACTACCCCCGCGGGCTGCCCGTGTCGGGCCCGCCCCAGAACCACGACGCCGCCATCGCCGCCGCCGAAGCGGCCTTCACCGAGttcgaggaggagaaggccgaCATCTACGAGATGGCCAAGATCGCCAAG GCGTGTGGGTATCCCCTCTACTGGAAGGCGCCACTGTTCAACGCCGCGGGCGGGGAGAGGACTGGATTCGTGTCTGTCCACTCGTTTATTGCGACCTGGAGAAA GCTGTTGCACAGTTGCCATGACGACTCATCCATGTTCATCTGTCTGCTGGCGAAGCCCAGCTGTAGCTACCTGGAGCAAGAGGACTTCATCCCACTCATGCAG GATATCGTGGACACCCACCCCGGGCTGACGTTCCTCAAAGATGCGCCTGAATTCCATTCCCGCTACATCACCACG GTGATCCAGAGGATCTTCTACGTGGTGAACCGCTCGTGGTCAGGCCGCGTCACCATGACGGAGCTGCGGCGCAGCAACTTCCTGCAGACGCTGGCgctgctggaggaagaggacgacatCAACCAGATCACCGACTACTTCTCCTACGAGCACTTCTACGTCATCTACTGCAAGTTCTGGGAGCTGGACACCGACCACGACCTCTACATAGACCCCAAGGACCTGGCCCGGTACAACGACCACG CTTCTTCCAACAGGATAATTGAAAGAATGTTCTCAGGAGCAGTCaccag GGGCAACTCGGtacagagggagaacagaatgAGCTACGCCGAGTTCGTCTGGTTTCTCATCTCTGAGGAGGACAAGAAAAACCCCACCAG CATAGAGTACTGGTTCCGCTGCATGGACATGGATGGAGACGGGGTCCTGTCCATGTTTGAGCTGGAGTACTTCTACGAGGAGCAGTGTGAGCGCATGGAAGGCATGGGCATCGAACCCCTGCCCTTCCAGGACCTGCTCTGTCAGATGCTCGACCTGGTCAAGCCAAAGAGCCAGG GTAAGATCACCCTGAGTGACCTGAAGCGATGCCGGATGGCTCATATCTTCCTGGACACCTTCTTCAACCTGGAGAAGTACCTGGACCACGAGCAGAGAGACCCCTTTGCTCTGCAGAAG gacaTTGACACTGAGGGTCCAGAGCCGTCTGACTGGGATAAGTATGCGTCTGAGGAGTACGAGATCCTAGTGGCCGAGGAGACCGCCAACGAGCAGCTACACGATGC GTCCTTCGATGACGACTACGAGTCGGACGAGCTCCAAGTGCCCGGGGACATTGGAAATAAGATGGAGAAACTGGTGATTTCAGACCTCACCGCGTGA
- the ppp2r3a gene encoding serine/threonine-protein phosphatase 2A regulatory subunit B'' subunit alpha isoform X2 translates to MMIKESSLRGDPDLRGELAFLARGCDFVLPSRFKKRIKCFQQLQLQQQQQQQQQVQSKPEKKPGTPPPAPAAISPPPAPRSPSPPPAPRPPPPPAVVVVVDPAPVLLPPPPQSAIHIPRFYYPRGLPVSGPPQNHDAAIAAAEAAFTEFEEEKADIYEMAKIAKACGYPLYWKAPLFNAAGGERTGFVSVHSFIATWRKLLHSCHDDSSMFICLLAKPSCSYLEQEDFIPLMQDIVDTHPGLTFLKDAPEFHSRYITTVIQRIFYVVNRSWSGRVTMTELRRSNFLQTLALLEEEDDINQITDYFSYEHFYVIYCKFWELDTDHDLYIDPKDLARYNDHASSNRIIERMFSGAVTRGNSVQRENRMSYAEFVWFLISEEDKKNPTSIEYWFRCMDMDGDGVLSMFELEYFYEEQCERMEGMGIEPLPFQDLLCQMLDLVKPKSQGKITLSDLKRCRMAHIFLDTFFNLEKYLDHEQRDPFALQKDIDTEGPEPSDWDKYASEEYEILVAEETANEQLHDASFDDDYESDELQVPGDIGNKMEKLVISDLTA, encoded by the exons ATGATGATCAAGGAGTCGTCCCTGCGAGGGGACCCAGACCTGCGTGGGGAGCTAGCCTTTCTGGCACGGGGGTGTGACTTTGTCCTCCCCTCGCGCTTCAAGAAGAGGATCAAGTGCTTCCAgcagctgcagctgcagcagcagcaacagcaacagcagcag gTCCAGTCCAAACCAGAGAAGAAGCCCGGcacccctcccccggccccggccgccatctccccgcccccggccccccggtcccccagccccccccctgcccctcgccctcctcccccccccgcggtggtggtggtggtggacccgGCGCCGGTGttgctcccccctcctcctcagtccGCGATCCACATTCCGAGGTTCTACTACCCCCGCGGGCTGCCCGTGTCGGGCCCGCCCCAGAACCACGACGCCGCCATCGCCGCCGCCGAAGCGGCCTTCACCGAGttcgaggaggagaaggccgaCATCTACGAGATGGCCAAGATCGCCAAG GCGTGTGGGTATCCCCTCTACTGGAAGGCGCCACTGTTCAACGCCGCGGGCGGGGAGAGGACTGGATTCGTGTCTGTCCACTCGTTTATTGCGACCTGGAGAAA GCTGTTGCACAGTTGCCATGACGACTCATCCATGTTCATCTGTCTGCTGGCGAAGCCCAGCTGTAGCTACCTGGAGCAAGAGGACTTCATCCCACTCATGCAG GATATCGTGGACACCCACCCCGGGCTGACGTTCCTCAAAGATGCGCCTGAATTCCATTCCCGCTACATCACCACG GTGATCCAGAGGATCTTCTACGTGGTGAACCGCTCGTGGTCAGGCCGCGTCACCATGACGGAGCTGCGGCGCAGCAACTTCCTGCAGACGCTGGCgctgctggaggaagaggacgacatCAACCAGATCACCGACTACTTCTCCTACGAGCACTTCTACGTCATCTACTGCAAGTTCTGGGAGCTGGACACCGACCACGACCTCTACATAGACCCCAAGGACCTGGCCCGGTACAACGACCACG CTTCTTCCAACAGGATAATTGAAAGAATGTTCTCAGGAGCAGTCaccag GGGCAACTCGGtacagagggagaacagaatgAGCTACGCCGAGTTCGTCTGGTTTCTCATCTCTGAGGAGGACAAGAAAAACCCCACCAG CATAGAGTACTGGTTCCGCTGCATGGACATGGATGGAGACGGGGTCCTGTCCATGTTTGAGCTGGAGTACTTCTACGAGGAGCAGTGTGAGCGCATGGAAGGCATGGGCATCGAACCCCTGCCCTTCCAGGACCTGCTCTGTCAGATGCTCGACCTGGTCAAGCCAAAGAGCCAGG GTAAGATCACCCTGAGTGACCTGAAGCGATGCCGGATGGCTCATATCTTCCTGGACACCTTCTTCAACCTGGAGAAGTACCTGGACCACGAGCAGAGAGACCCCTTTGCTCTGCAGAAG gacaTTGACACTGAGGGTCCAGAGCCGTCTGACTGGGATAAGTATGCGTCTGAGGAGTACGAGATCCTAGTGGCCGAGGAGACCGCCAACGAGCAGCTACACGATGC GTCCTTCGATGACGACTACGAGTCGGACGAGCTCCAAGTGCCCGGGGACATTGGAAATAAGATGGAGAAACTGGTGATTTCAGACCTCACCGCGTGA